A stretch of the Actinoalloteichus fjordicus genome encodes the following:
- a CDS encoding HhH-GPD-type base excision DNA repair protein gives MTRTLCLAQDSDADALLSSDPFALLCGMLLDQQVPMEKAFKGPRDIAERMGGFDVRRIAEADPDEFAALASRTPAIHRFPGSMAKRLQALAHHLIEHYDGRTEEIWTRDEPDGATVLTRLTALPGFGEQKARIFLALLGKQRDVRPTGWREAAGAYGEEGSRRSVADVVDAASLGEVRATKQAAKKAAKGGS, from the coding sequence ATGACCCGCACGCTCTGCCTAGCCCAGGACTCCGACGCCGACGCCCTGCTCTCCTCGGACCCGTTCGCGCTGCTCTGCGGGATGCTGCTTGATCAGCAGGTTCCGATGGAGAAGGCGTTCAAGGGGCCCAGGGACATCGCCGAGCGGATGGGCGGCTTCGACGTCCGCCGCATCGCCGAGGCCGACCCGGACGAGTTCGCCGCGCTCGCCTCGCGCACCCCCGCGATCCACCGGTTCCCCGGCTCGATGGCCAAGCGCCTCCAGGCTCTCGCGCACCATCTGATCGAGCACTACGACGGCAGGACCGAGGAGATCTGGACTCGCGACGAGCCCGACGGCGCGACGGTGCTCACGCGGCTGACGGCCCTGCCCGGCTTCGGCGAACAGAAGGCCCGCATCTTCCTCGCCCTGCTGGGCAAGCAGCGCGATGTCCGACCGACGGGCTGGCGCGAGGCGGCGGGCGCCTACGGCGAGGAGGGCTCCCGTCGCAGCGTCGCCGACGTCGTCGACGCCGCCTCTCTCGGCGAGGTCAGGGCCACGAAACAGGCGGCGAAGAAGGCGGCGAAGGGCGGCTCCTGA
- a CDS encoding DUF6506 family protein encodes MRSETAWDGQAPGSPQELLGAESGHEGEQLMSHLGIILNEAAKDDVHTGEGSHRTTIATAPDPDAAARKAVALVEAGADSIELCGATGPVWQARVLASVGDRASVGVILYGFESLDSVQSFKAGFELGEDLTASMIYLQPGADPTTDRMTVEDESGRTNFIAVPDAAAAVTVAASEAAAGARLIELYGGIDPKVQAEVIAATGDGRVPIGVIARAR; translated from the coding sequence TTGAGGTCTGAGACTGCGTGGGACGGACAGGCACCGGGGAGCCCGCAGGAGCTGCTCGGTGCCGAGTCAGGACACGAAGGAGAGCAGCTCATGTCGCACCTCGGGATCATCCTCAACGAAGCGGCGAAGGACGACGTCCATACCGGCGAGGGCAGCCATCGCACGACCATCGCCACCGCACCCGATCCCGACGCCGCCGCGCGCAAGGCCGTCGCGCTCGTCGAGGCGGGCGCCGACTCCATCGAGCTGTGCGGGGCCACCGGCCCGGTCTGGCAGGCGCGGGTGCTCGCCTCGGTCGGCGATCGGGCGTCGGTCGGCGTCATCCTCTACGGCTTCGAGTCGCTGGACAGCGTCCAGAGCTTCAAGGCGGGCTTCGAACTCGGCGAGGACCTGACGGCTTCCATGATCTACCTCCAGCCGGGCGCGGACCCGACAACCGACCGGATGACCGTCGAGGACGAGTCGGGCCGGACGAACTTCATCGCCGTGCCCGACGCGGCGGCGGCGGTCACGGTCGCCGCGTCGGAGGCGGCGGCGGGCGCCCGGCTGATCGAGTTGTACGGCGGGATCGATCCGAAGGTCCAGGCCGAGGTCATCGCGGCCACCGGCGACGGCCGGGTTCCGATCGGGGTGATCGCGCGCGCCCGCTAG
- a CDS encoding TetR/AcrR family transcriptional regulator, whose translation MSQRDDLLAGAKKCLAEKGYSATTARDIVAASGAHLGSIGYHFGSKDALMNAAVLAATSEWGDTMESAVRAADAEEPSHRFATLVTKLFEAIPGERDLLVASVQAFAQADFDESMRSALAQGFREGRSAFASMMLDQKPDEIEHSAAAGLGSVVYALVTGFIVQALIDPESMPPVEDVVAGIRALVPEPQADQDQVEA comes from the coding sequence ATGAGTCAGCGGGACGACCTCCTGGCGGGCGCGAAGAAGTGCCTGGCCGAGAAGGGCTACAGCGCCACCACGGCGCGCGACATCGTGGCGGCCTCCGGGGCTCACCTCGGATCGATCGGGTACCACTTCGGGTCCAAGGACGCGCTGATGAACGCCGCCGTGCTGGCGGCCACCAGCGAATGGGGCGACACGATGGAGTCGGCGGTCCGCGCTGCGGACGCCGAGGAGCCGTCACACCGCTTCGCGACCCTGGTGACGAAGCTGTTCGAGGCAATCCCCGGCGAACGCGACCTGCTCGTCGCGAGCGTGCAGGCCTTCGCGCAGGCCGACTTCGACGAGTCGATGCGCAGCGCCCTGGCCCAGGGGTTCCGCGAGGGACGCAGCGCCTTCGCCTCGATGATGCTCGATCAGAAACCGGACGAGATCGAGCACAGTGCCGCCGCAGGTCTGGGCTCGGTGGTCTATGCGCTGGTCACCGGCTTCATCGTGCAGGCGTTGATCGATCCGGAGTCGATGCCGCCGGTCGAGGACGTCGTCGCGGGCATCCGGGCGCTTGTTCCCGAGCCGCAGGCCGACCAGGACCAGGTCGAGGCCTGA